One segment of Lutra lutra chromosome 12, mLutLut1.2, whole genome shotgun sequence DNA contains the following:
- the FAM216A gene encoding protein FAM216A isoform X1 — MPGQGPVSDWTECSSSAEPPAVAGTEGGGGGSAGHSYYQNSKGIDRIKDGHKVNTHIAKLQELWKTPQIQAIHIPKSMTDASFLKHPDLTTGQKRYLCSIAKIYNANYLRTLMKRQYMHVIQHSSQKPGILTHHRSHLGSRYSQKQHYPCTTWRHQLERVDSGPLDMAAAPSPEMILQHSLWRPVRNKEGLKIGYASKTRCKSLKIFRKPGKLFMQSVSTNDSESYMNEEKKEEDLLNKCMQSMSIEEQGEHLM; from the exons ATGCCCGGCCAGGGTCCGGTGTCCGACTGGACAGAATGCAGCTCTTCCGCAGAGCCTCCCGCAGTGGCCGGGACCGAGGGTGGCGGCGGCGG ATCAGCTGGACATTCTTATTATCAGAATTCCAAAGGTATTG ACAGAATCAAAGATGGACACAAAGTGAACACACACATAGCCAAGCTGCAAGAGTTGTGGAAAACTCCTCAAATTCAAGCAATTCACATCCCTAAATCAATGACAGATGCGTCCTTTCTAAAG CATCCAGACCTCACCACAGGCCAGAAGCGTTATCTATGTAGCATCGCTAAGATCTATAACGCCAACTATCTGCGGACGTTAATGAAGAGGCAGTACATGCACGTGATCCAGCACAGCTCACAAAAGCCAG GTATCCTCACTCATCACAGGAGCCACCTCGGTTCTCGTTACTCACAAAAGCAGCATTACCCCTGCACCACATGGCGACACCAACTGGAGAGAGTGGACTCGGGGCCCCTTGACATGGCCGCTGCACCCTCACCGGAAATGATCCTACAGCATTCCCTTTGGCGACCAGTGAGAAACAAAGAAGG tttaaaaattggATATGCATCTAAAACAAGATGTAAGTCACTGAAGATTTTTAGAAAACCAGGCAAACTGTTCATGCAATCAG tttctACAAATGATTCTGAATCAtacatgaatgaagaaaaaaaggaagaagatttaCTAAATAAATGTATGCAATCGATGTCAATTGAAGAACAAGGAGAACACCTGATGTGA
- the FAM216A gene encoding protein FAM216A isoform X2 — MTDASFLKHPDLTTGQKRYLCSIAKIYNANYLRTLMKRQYMHVIQHSSQKPGILTHHRSHLGSRYSQKQHYPCTTWRHQLERVDSGPLDMAAAPSPEMILQHSLWRPVRNKEGLKIGYASKTRCKSLKIFRKPGKLFMQSVSTNDSESYMNEEKKEEDLLNKCMQSMSIEEQGEHLM; from the exons ATGACAGATGCGTCCTTTCTAAAG CATCCAGACCTCACCACAGGCCAGAAGCGTTATCTATGTAGCATCGCTAAGATCTATAACGCCAACTATCTGCGGACGTTAATGAAGAGGCAGTACATGCACGTGATCCAGCACAGCTCACAAAAGCCAG GTATCCTCACTCATCACAGGAGCCACCTCGGTTCTCGTTACTCACAAAAGCAGCATTACCCCTGCACCACATGGCGACACCAACTGGAGAGAGTGGACTCGGGGCCCCTTGACATGGCCGCTGCACCCTCACCGGAAATGATCCTACAGCATTCCCTTTGGCGACCAGTGAGAAACAAAGAAGG tttaaaaattggATATGCATCTAAAACAAGATGTAAGTCACTGAAGATTTTTAGAAAACCAGGCAAACTGTTCATGCAATCAG tttctACAAATGATTCTGAATCAtacatgaatgaagaaaaaaaggaagaagatttaCTAAATAAATGTATGCAATCGATGTCAATTGAAGAACAAGGAGAACACCTGATGTGA
- the VPS29 gene encoding vacuolar protein sorting-associated protein 29, producing MAGHRLVLVLGDLHIPHRCNSLPAKFKKLLVPGKIQHILCTGNLCTKESYDYLKTLAGDVHIVRGDFDENLNYPEQKVVTVGQFKIGLIHGHQVIPWGDMASLALLQRQFDVDILISGHTHKFEAFEHENKFYINPGSATGAYNALETNIIPSFVLMDIQASTVVTYVYQLIGDDVKVERIEYKKS from the exons GCTGGGCACAGA TTGGTGTTGGTACTAGGAGACCTGCACATCCCACACCGATGCAACAGTTTGCCGGCCAAATTCAAAAAACTGCTGGTGCCAGGAAAGATTCAGCACATTCTCTGTACTGGAAACCTTTGCACCAAAGAGAGTTATGACTATCTCAAGACGCTGGCCGGTGATGTTCATATTGTGAGAGGAGACTTCGATGAG AATCTGAATTATCCAGAACAGAAAGTTGTGACTGTTGGGCAGTTCAAAATTGGTTTGATCCATGGGCATCAAGTTATTCCCTGGGGAGATATGGCCAGCTTAGCCCTGTTGCAGAGGCAGTTTGATGTGGACATTCTTATCtcgggacacacacacaaatttgaaGCATTTGAGCATGAGAATAAATTCTACATTAACCCAGGTTCTGCCACTGGAGCATATAATGCCTTGGAAAC aaacattaTTCCTTCATttgtgttgatggacatccaggctTCTACAGTTGTCACTTACGTGTATCAGCTAATTGGAGATGATGTGAAAGTAGAACGAATTGaatacaaaaaatcttaa